The Deltaproteobacteria bacterium genome contains the following window.
AAGATCCACGGCCGCGAGGGTCTCCAACGTCGGAACATCCCCGGCGCAGGCCATGACCACATCGGGATCGGCACCGAGATCGCTGCTTGCCCACTCCCAGATCCCGATCCCCGAGGAGCAGTGCTTGACGGCCGCATCCATATCGAGGTATTGGAGGGAGGGCTGTTTCCCGGCCACGATGACGTTCACGTAGTTCCGGCTCCGCAGGCAGTGATCGGTGACCGAGAGGAGGGTATTGGCATCGGGGGGGAAGTAGACCCGGACGATGCCGGCCTTCTTGTTGACCACGTGATCGATGAAGCCGGGGTCCTGGTGGGAAAAGCCGTTATGGTCCTGGCGCCAGACATGGGAGGTAAGCAGGTAGTTGAGGGAGGCAATGGGGCGACGCCAGGGGATTTCCGTCTCCGTGACCTTGAGCCATTTGGCGTGCTGGTTGAACATCGAATCGATAATATGGATGAAGGCCTCGTAGCAGGAGAAGAAACCGTGCCGTCCGGTCAGGAGATACCCCTCCAGCCAGCCCTGGCAGGTATGCTCGCTCAGGATTTCCATGACACGGCCGTCCGGCGCAAGATGGTCATCCTCGGGAATCTTCGGGTCCATCCAGGTCCGGTCCGTCACTTCAAACAGGGCGCTCAGGCGGTTCGAGGCGGTCTCGTCCGGACCGAAGACACGGAAATTGTGCATATTGCTTTTCATCACATCCCGCAGGAAGCGGCCCATCACCCGGGTCGCCTCGGCGGTCACCCGGCCCGGCTCCGCGACTTCGACGGCATACTCCTCAAAGTCCGGCAGTTTGAGATCGCGGAGCAGGATCCCCCCGTTGGCATGGAGATTGGCCCCCATCCGGCGCTCCCCCTTCGGGGCAAGTTCGGCCAATTCGGGACGCAGGGTGCCCTTCTCATCAAAGAGTTCTTCCGGCCGGTAGCTCTTCATCCATGTTTCGAGCAGCGTGACATGTTCGGGCTTGGTCGCCATCTCGGCAAAGGGGACCTGGTGCGACCGCCAGAACCCCTCGGTCTTGAGCCCATCGACCTCTTGGGGGCCGGTCCACCCCTTGGGGGTCCGCAGGATGATCATCGGCCAGCGGGGCCGGCCGGCCAGGCCGTGGGTCCGGGCCTCGTCCTGTATGGTTTTGATCTCGTCGAACACCGTCTCCAGGGTTTCGGCCATGACCCGGTGCATTGACTCGGGTTCCTCTCCTTCCACGAAGAAGGGATTGTAACCGTAGCCGACAAAGAGGTCCTTCAACTCCTCATGAGGGATGCGGGAAAGGACCGTGGGATTGGCGATCTTGTAGCCGTTTAAGTGCAGAATGGGCAGTACCGCGCCGTCACGAACCGGATTGAGAAATTTGTTCGAGTGCCAGGCCGTGGCAAGAGGTCCGGTTTCAGCCTCCCCGTCTCCCACCACGCAGGCGGCAACCAGATCGGGATTGTCAAAGACGGCGCCGAAGGCGTGTGCGACCGAGTAACCGAGTTCCCCCCCCTCGTGAATGGAGCCGGGGGTCTCCGGGGCGACATGACTCGGAATCCCGCCGGGGAAAGAGAATTGCCGGAAGAGCTTCTTCATTCCTTCCGCATCCCGTGAGATGTTCGGATAGAACTCGCTGTAGGTCCCCTCCAGGTAGGTATTCGCCACCAGGCCCGGACCGCCGTGGCCGGGGCCGGCGATATAGATCATGTTGAGATCCCGTTCACGGATCATCCGGTTGAGATGAACGTAGATAAAATTCAGCCCCGGCGTGGTCCCCCAGTGCCCCAGGAGTCTGCGCTTGATGTGCGGAAGCGACAGGGATTCCCTGAGCAGCGGATTGTCATAGAGATAGATCTGGCCGATCGAAAGATAGTTGGCCGCCCGCCAGTAGGCGTCCATCTTCTTGAGTTCCTCCTGTGACAACGATTGATTCATGGCAGCCTCCACTGTGGTTTTATGGTGCTACATTACGGAGCAGGTAGGCCGTATGCCGGGCGATCATCAGCTCCTCATTCGTATGGGTCACACGGACCGTAACCCGGGAACCGGACGCCGAGATGATCGGCGCATGGCTCCGGTTCCGCTCCGGATCAAGCGTGAGTTCCAGGAATTCCAGTCCGTCGCAGATGCGCCGCCGGATCTTTGCGGCATGCTCTCCGATCCCCCCGGTGAAGACAAGGGTGTCAAGCCCGCCCAGCGCTGCCGTCAGCCCTCCGAGAAACTTCCGGGCCTGGTAGCAGAAAAGGTCCACGGCATCTTTGGCCCGGGGATCTTTTTCTTCTTTTGCCAGCAATTCCTTCATATCGCCGGAAGTTCCCGAAACCCCGAGAAGGCCGGACCTGCGATTCACCAGCTCATTCAGCTCCCGGGGTGTCATTCGCTTCTGTTCCAGAAGGTAGAGAAGCAGGCCGGGATCGAGATCCCCGGATCGTGTGCTCATGACCAGTCCCCCGGCCGGGGTAAAGCCCATGGTCGTATCGAGGCACTGTCCTTTGTGCACGGCGGCCATGGAGGCGCCGTGTCCGAGGTGGGCGATGATGATGCGGCCGGCGGCCGCCTCCCGGCCCGCCTCCTGTTTCAGCACCTCCATGATATATTCGTAGGAAAGACCGTGAAATCCGTATCGGAGGACTCCATTCCCGAACAAATCTCCCGGGAACGGGTATCGCTGGGCCACGGGGGGCATCCGGCGGTGAAACATCGTGTCGAAGCAGGCAACCTGGGCCAGGGCGGGATAGTCCCGGCCGATCGTTTCGATGGCGGACAACTCGTGGGGGAGATGTTCCGGCACGAAGGGGGTCAGGCGTTTCAGCTCCGCGAGCAGCCCGGGGGTGATCCGTTCCGGCCGGCTGTGGCGAATGCCCCCGTGTACCACCCGGTGCCCCACCGCGTCCAGGTCCCGATCGAGGGCCTGCCCCCGCAGCCGGTCGAGGAGAAGCCGCATCGCCGTCCCGTGGTCGGGAAGGGAACGTTCCTCATGGATCCACGTTTCGCCCTCCCCGTTCCGGGCGGAAAAGAGACCCCCGTCCGGTCCGATTCCCTGCATCTCTCCCGTCAGGATTCGCTCCTCCTCTTTTTCCATTCGGTAGAGAGAGAACTTGATGCTGGAAGAGCCGCTGTTGATCGTCAGGATCTTTTTCCGGTGTTCATCTTCCATGAAGATCCGTCACTCCAAGCCGGGGGTGGAGGAAACGCGCAACATTCATGCCATCCGAAATTAGCAGAGAGATTTTGCAGAATCGTCATTTTCTCTTTCATAATTCCGGTGGAACAGTGCTTCATGGTTTATCCCCTTTCCCGGTTTCTGTCAAGCCGGCGGCGGCGGAGGGGTCAACAGGAAATAGGCGGGACGGTTCTTGAAGGGGGTATAGAGCGGGTCTCCGATCAGGACCATCCGCCAAGAGAGAAAAGGGTTGCTCAGTGCAAAAACCTCCACGAGGGTATAGCGCCCGGTCATGAGCAGGGGGAAGAAAATCGAGGGGGGTGGAAAGGCCGCGAGATAGGGCTCCGCCACCGGCCCCAGGGTTGCCGTCACCCCTTTTTCAATCATTCTTTTTACCCAGTAGTTCCCTTTCTTCCCGTGCAGGGATCTGCATTCGGCACTGGCCACATGGTACCCCACTGCGCCCCTGACCCATGTAAAGGCATCCCGGTATTCTGCAAGGCTGTACCATCCGCAATAGAGTGCCGCGTTGGGGCAGTCGCCCGGCCCGAAGAGTTCCGGCCGACTATCCAGAACCACGGGAAAGGCTGCCTTCCGGAGGATTTTTGCGGTTCTCCGGATATTCTCGTCATAATTCCCGTAAGCGCTCTTGCCGGATCTCAGTCCCCTGGCATCGAGGTATAATTTGCCGGAAAGCCCTCTCTTTTCCACCCGGATTGCCGTTTCAACCAGGCCGCGGGCCAGTGCGACCGTCGGGGCGTCTAATCGGCTCACCAGCAATACCGGTTTCTTCCTGCCGCCTTTTTCTCGATTTCCCAGGAAATCGGGATTGGGACGCGGCCCGGCAAGCGGATAGGGAACGGAAAGAAGAAGGGCAAGTTCGGAGTCCACCGACGCAACGGTATCCCTGCCGGAAAGATGATTGAGTTGTGCATTTACCCTGCGGATCTCCTCCTTCAATCTCCGCAGGCTCCCCTTTTTCCGATCCTTTTGAAGAACGGAGAACGCCTTCTTCTTTTTCCGGACGGATTTCCGTACCGCCCGGACCTCCCCGTCCGAAACCCCGGCGGGGCGTTGCGGGCCGATCCGGAGGGGGACGCCGTAGGTGGTCACGATACAGCGAATCTTCTCCCCCCGGGAGCGAAGCTTTCTCACGATCTTTCTAAGGGGGGCAGCGATCAACCGCGCATAGTCACGCCGGGAGATCTGTTCTCCTTTCGGCATGTCAAGGGCGGAAAGATGTCCGGCGGGAATGTGCCTCCGGGCCATGTAGAATTTCCCCAGTCGCACCGATGCGGAGGTGCGGGAATTCACCAGGACCAGGATCTCTTCCGGGAGGAGAACGGCTTCCGCCGGTGTCGACAGAGGAACGACCACAGAAAAGAAGCAAAGCAACAGGAGTGAGAAGATTTGTGCAGGCATGGTGATGAGATATTTTATACGCGTAACGCCCTCTCTATAAAATCTAATGAAGGTTTTTTCCCGATGGCTCCATCCATCCGTAGCCATCGGGTGCAAGGCCGGACTACATCCGTAAAATCAAGATACATTTTGTTTCGGGAATCCACAAGGGGGATTTTCAAATTTCGTGTCAATGGTATCGGAAAGTGCTTGACATTTATGATTATATGAGTATATGGTCATATAATGTTAATTAAAGAGAGGGTTCGCATGAACGAGATCATGATCCGCCAAGCGGCGGTGTTAAAGGCGCTTGCTCAACCGACCCGGATGCAGATCCTGGAGCTGCTCCGTCAGGGGGAGCGCTGTGTCTGTGA
Protein-coding sequences here:
- a CDS encoding phosphoketolase family protein; this translates as MNQSLSQEELKKMDAYWRAANYLSIGQIYLYDNPLLRESLSLPHIKRRLLGHWGTTPGLNFIYVHLNRMIRERDLNMIYIAGPGHGGPGLVANTYLEGTYSEFYPNISRDAEGMKKLFRQFSFPGGIPSHVAPETPGSIHEGGELGYSVAHAFGAVFDNPDLVAACVVGDGEAETGPLATAWHSNKFLNPVRDGAVLPILHLNGYKIANPTVLSRIPHEELKDLFVGYGYNPFFVEGEEPESMHRVMAETLETVFDEIKTIQDEARTHGLAGRPRWPMIILRTPKGWTGPQEVDGLKTEGFWRSHQVPFAEMATKPEHVTLLETWMKSYRPEELFDEKGTLRPELAELAPKGERRMGANLHANGGILLRDLKLPDFEEYAVEVAEPGRVTAEATRVMGRFLRDVMKSNMHNFRVFGPDETASNRLSALFEVTDRTWMDPKIPEDDHLAPDGRVMEILSEHTCQGWLEGYLLTGRHGFFSCYEAFIHIIDSMFNQHAKWLKVTETEIPWRRPIASLNYLLTSHVWRQDHNGFSHQDPGFIDHVVNKKAGIVRVYFPPDANTLLSVTDHCLRSRNYVNVIVAGKQPSLQYLDMDAAVKHCSSGIGIWEWASSDLGADPDVVMACAGDVPTLETLAAVDLLREHVPDLKIRVINVVDLMTLEPKEEHPHGLSNRDFDALFTRDKPIIFAFHGYPWLIHRLTYRRTNHGNLHVRGYKEEGTTTTPFDMAVRNDLDRFHLMADVIDRVPKLDAVAAYTKQFVRDRLIEHKEYIRRYGEDMPEIIEWRWKGDS
- a CDS encoding acetate/propionate family kinase — encoded protein: MEDEHRKKILTINSGSSSIKFSLYRMEKEEERILTGEMQGIGPDGGLFSARNGEGETWIHEERSLPDHGTAMRLLLDRLRGQALDRDLDAVGHRVVHGGIRHSRPERITPGLLAELKRLTPFVPEHLPHELSAIETIGRDYPALAQVACFDTMFHRRMPPVAQRYPFPGDLFGNGVLRYGFHGLSYEYIMEVLKQEAGREAAAGRIIIAHLGHGASMAAVHKGQCLDTTMGFTPAGGLVMSTRSGDLDPGLLLYLLEQKRMTPRELNELVNRRSGLLGVSGTSGDMKELLAKEEKDPRAKDAVDLFCYQARKFLGGLTAALGGLDTLVFTGGIGEHAAKIRRRICDGLEFLELTLDPERNRSHAPIISASGSRVTVRVTHTNEELMIARHTAYLLRNVAP
- a CDS encoding TIGR03790 family protein yields the protein MPAQIFSLLLLCFFSVVVPLSTPAEAVLLPEEILVLVNSRTSASVRLGKFYMARRHIPAGHLSALDMPKGEQISRRDYARLIAAPLRKIVRKLRSRGEKIRCIVTTYGVPLRIGPQRPAGVSDGEVRAVRKSVRKKKKAFSVLQKDRKKGSLRRLKEEIRRVNAQLNHLSGRDTVASVDSELALLLSVPYPLAGPRPNPDFLGNREKGGRKKPVLLVSRLDAPTVALARGLVETAIRVEKRGLSGKLYLDARGLRSGKSAYGNYDENIRRTAKILRKAAFPVVLDSRPELFGPGDCPNAALYCGWYSLAEYRDAFTWVRGAVGYHVASAECRSLHGKKGNYWVKRMIEKGVTATLGPVAEPYLAAFPPPSIFFPLLMTGRYTLVEVFALSNPFLSWRMVLIGDPLYTPFKNRPAYFLLTPPPPPA